GAGAACACGGCCATTGAAGCCTGTGTCCCCATCTCGTGCTCTCACTGTAAATACACTAGCACCAGAAGTCAGGTCCTCTTTCACCAGAATACTAGTAGGTAAGGCTTCAAACTGTGGAGCCTGTTTGTTTATAGAGAAAAGTGTGTCTGTATATTTCTCTTCTGGTTTTGGTCTAGCCATAGCGGATGCTTTTGAAAGCATTCTTTCTGCCAACATCTGGGCAACCCTGGTCTCCTTGCAGTTGAATCCCCTGGGTGGCTGACGACCCCTCACCACAGATACATTCACAAATGTAGGTTCGGAAAACAACTCACCATCAGTAGCAACTATTTTTAGGTTAAATATCCCGCTTTTTAAATTAGCCACTCCTAACGATCTTTTCAAAGACAAAGCCCCCGATTCTGGATTTAATTCAAAATAGTCCAACTCGTTACCAGACAGTATTTTGTATGTAACCATTTCTAGCTCATCCATGTCCACGGCTGACAAAGTGACAATAGTCTGACTGACAGGGAAATCACGGCTTATCATCCCTCTGCAAGAAACACTCTCAAAAAGAGGCTggttatcatttatatttgtcaGACGAACGGTGACATTAACTTCACTCTCCCTTCTGAAGGGTGAACCCCAGTCTGAGGCCCGCACTGCAAAAGTATAGATATCATCTGATGACTCAAAGTCTAAGTCTCTTGTTATTCTCACTTCCCCTGTGACCTGGTCTATTGTAAAGGGAAGAGACTGTTCTCCGTTTATTGTGTGGGTTACATAGCCATTCTCTCCTTTATCAGCATCCACAGCAGACACCACAAGAGCAACCGTGCCAACAGGTAAGCTTTCGTTGATTGCTATTTCATAGAGAGGCCTGTTGAACACTGGAGAGTTGTCATTAGCATCCTCTATGGTCATTTGGACCCTTGCTTGCTGCTGACTGATAACATCCACTACCTCCATCTCCATGAAATCCTGTGATTTCCTTGTCAGCTGCCTTGTGGTCATGATAACTCCAGTCAAAGGGTTTATATCAAAGTACATTAGATCTAAGGGGTTGCTGAAGCTGTAATTGACACTCAGAGGAGCTGGGGATATTTTCACCACCTCCACAATAGTGCCTGGGGGAGCTATTTCACTCAGCTTGACTTCATAAACATCTTTCTCGAAATTCCCTAACACTGGGTCCGGCTTTGTAACCAACAACTGCACAACTTCTGTATTAGAAAACTTAGGAGGTATACCTCTATCTTTTGCTTGGAAGGTCAAGTTACAGCCATATGGGAATGTATCCCAGTCGAACAATTCTGATGTTTTAACCCTATACTCATTACTGACAGGCGAGCGATCAATCACAAATTGTTCAAGGGGGTCACCCTCAATGATGGACACCCACTCTATATCCCCAGATACCCCTTCGTCTTTGTCCTCCACAGTCAGTATGGCATATACTGGGTCCTTGTCAGCCCATTCTGGAACAACAGCAATTGCATTGAGAACAGGAGCAAAGTCATTAACCCGCTCCACTGTTAGGACCAGCCTAGCAGTGCTGCTGATACCATTGTTCCCATAGAGTTTCATCCCTCTGTCAACCACCTGCACCTCTAGTTCAAATCGCTCTTGTCTGTCCAACCTGGGACGACCAGTTAGGGTGATAACACCACTAGTTGGATGAACAGCAAAGAGTTCAACTCTGTTCTTGAAGAAGTAGTAGAACTCCCCGTTGGAACCCACATCAGCATCTGTGGCTGTAACACGTCCTATGCTGGCACCCAGTGGGGCACTCTCAGAAACAACGTAGGAATAGGAGGTAGGGGAGAAGAGAGGTCGGAGATCATTGGTATCCATTACCTTGATATAAACAGTAGCTAAAGACTCAAGCCCTCCGTGGGCAGAAGCCTTAACTATCAGTGTGTAATTGTCCTGTACTTCCCGATTTAATGTACCACCACTGCCTCCATTGGTGCGTACACGGAGGAAACAAAAATCTCCCATTACAAACTCCTCAGCCTGGAAGATTCCCTCACTGTCTCCAGAcgtaatggagtattttatgTCTAAAGACCTGGGTGGCCCAAGAATGATGCCCATTTTAGCCTCACTCCTGGTATAGGTTCTCGTTGCAGAGTTCTCGAAAATGGAAGCATTGTAGGCAGGCTGCGTAAAAAGCAGCAGGCCTTGCCCTGACTTAGGTTCTGTCAAGAACTGGGCATGGATTGAAGTTaaacagaagaggagaagaatGAAGCAAATATAAGGGAATAGAAGAGAGAAGCTGTGTTGAGGAAGCATATCTCCCCACCGATTAGGCTTCATCACAATTCCATCACCCAGTCACCCTATATTTGgacacaataaaaaagaagaacaaatctggattcagctggTGAGCTGTTAAAGAAATGCACTCTAAAAGCTAAAAATCGAAAGAAGACATTTCAGGAGTACTGCTTATCGCTTCAAGAATATGATAGCATAGTTGTCAATGATGCACTACAAACGCTTGCTTTCAAACACTGAATATTGCATCTAAAAGACTGAGAAGCAAAATTGACATATCTTTAAACAAACCAAATCAAAGCCTGGTGAACTTACACAGCCTCAGGGGATCACATCATGTCACCAAATAAAATACCAGGGATCGGGAACAATGTCTGTTACTTTAATAGAGCGCCTATAAAAGACACAAGGGcttgttatttttttagcaAGTGACTTCCAGGGTTGTGTTAttttcacaaaagaaaacaatggactgataaaacataattttgcacaataaaaaaaaaggaaatgattatttattattattaactacTTATCTACCTTAACCAGCAGCAACATGTGTAATGCTTACACATTAATCACACTCATTTTGATCCAATAATATGAAACATTGTTCTGAAATGGACACAGTAACACATTCTAATCATGCTCATGCTACTTTCTTAACTCAGATTTCCAATAGAGGCCTTATACTTTAAACATTGATGTAAACTTTTACATAAATAACATCTGAGTGATTTACCCAGCAATGTTAAGTGTAAAGCATAGCCAACTTTAATTATAAGTTTAATTCATGGGTGAGAAAATTGCATATGACTGTTAAacgttttgttttgtattatatttttattaagaTTCTGCTTCTATACTATAGGCCCATCTGCGTGGTCTAATGTTTACTTAATGCTAAATGCATCCCTTCATAGCATGTTCTTGATCATTTTACAACTTCAACATAAACtacatctaaaaaaagaaaacctgatgAGATGACATATGCACCGTCCGAGTCCAGGACATAGCCTATAGCATAGAGATTTAAATCAACACCAAAAAGGCTAGGCTGTCATAATCCAACGACTCAAATGAATATTCCCGAGAGGCAGACTGTCCCGGGAGATATTGGCGTGCATTTATCGTCTCCCATGTTGATGCAGATGCGATGGAGCTCGCCTCCATGCAAAATCCACGACTTTACCGAGCCACAGGCTGAAGCTACAATGTCTATCTTCAATAACTACACAGACTTCACTCACAAAACGCAGCTTGTCCTACCTTTACACGAAACAGCAGTAACCAGTGAAAGTAAATCCTTTTCCATCCTCTCTCCGACAGTCCTTAACAAAAGACAAAGGCAAAAAACAATCGCGCAGAAGTCAGTGTACTCGAAACGCAACATTCATGTGCACATCCCGACAGGCAGATGTCTACTAGGCTGCGGCCATCCTCGTAAAACTAAATAGGCTATTGCCCCAGTTTCATGCACCTGACTAATGTAACCCTGGGTGCAGTGGGCTACTCCGGCTTTATCTGCAATAGTTAACACAAAAGAGACGCTAAAACAGCCTGGTGTCATTTGCTGGTTTACGTTAAGTTCCGAGAATAAAGTGGTATAAAGAACATTTCGCTTTACGCAAGTTGGGAAGCAGTCAGCATCAGTTGTCGCTTCAGTGGGACTACAGTGCGCTCGCTGGATAGAGGTGGCGGGTTGGGCAAACTCCGATCTTTGCCGAGTGTAGCCGAGAACTTCCGGAAGTGGAATGTGTAGCGGCAGTCCACACACGACTAGGGCACTGTTTCCCACACACACGAGCCGTATAGTGGTTAGTTAAACATCTGGGCACCGGTTAAACTTTTACCACCCGGAATCATGTCCGATTTGTGTTATAATAAGGGATGTGGACAGCGATTTGATCCAGAAAATAACCCAGCTGGTGAGTAGTGTCTTAGTTTACTACGCTGCCCCGTACCAGTGTGTTAGCAAGCTAACCTCAGATCATCTGGAAATTTCTACAGCGAGCAGGCCTGCTGGGCCCATGTAGCTAGTCTGAGGTGACTGTAACAGACTGGACCCAACACAAATACTATTTCATTCATCTACACTGCTGTAACCGATAACTCAGGAAGCTAATAGCATGTGGTCCTGCATGGATGTTGTGGCTTATCACGATGTTGTTAGCATGTTAAGCTCATGTGATTAGCAGGTTAAGTTAGAAGAGGACGTTTGACTTCGTAGAAGCATTGTCCCAGACAGGATATACAGAACACCGGTGATTTAACAACAAGCACGTTATAGATCGCACATTTCTCATTGTTATCCCACAAAACACGTGTTATTGCCAAAGAAGCgaaatggttttttttctcGAAAACTTTATAAAAAGTGGGGAGGTAAACTGAGAGAGCCATCAACATTTACGGCTTGGCTTTAAAAGGAATGTCAAttaatgtctgtgtttttagatttattaaattgcttgttttttttttaaatagttgtttgtcaccattattattatcttaatgCTAACACAACACTGCCACATTATAAAACTGaactaaagagaacagcagcaCTAGTGATAGTTTTCCTGCTGACTCGATATGCCTCCCATACACTTTAATCTACCTCAAACAGTACATGTAGGTTTTTCTTGTAGTTGTGTGTAACTTCAAACCTCATGTGCATGCCATCGCTGCCAATCAGCATGCAAAACTAGGAAcatcaaatatgtaaaaaagtTGTAAGAGTATTCAAGAtaatacatttcctttgtaaAGTACTAAGCCAACTCGTTGTTGGGGAATATGCTTTTAGGCCAAAGTATATTTTGAACCCACACTGTCTACTGCTGGGGGCCTCATTTAGAAATCTGGACGTTTGAAAATGCTGTCATGATGAGTTTACAGTGAGCACTCTTCATTGAAACAGAGGCCAAATCCTCGAGTTAATTTAACAAATGAAGCCTCCTCAggacacaaagacattttaaacacGGCTCATCATCATGAGCAAATCTAATGATTTCTATCTCATTGCATTTTGTCATGTTTAAGGTCATGGTTGAGTTGGTGTTTACAGGTTTGGCACATAGTTAATGGCTTGAATGTTCCTGTTTGAGGAAAAAGCAGGTTTTTGGAAGGAATGCATCAGCCTATACGTTATTCCAGTTCAGTACTCCAGAAAACCAAGAGGAAATTCACTTACATAAGGTTATGTGGGGATACGATCATTGCTTCTTGATCTTAAGTTTCCTTACTCACGATAAAGTTTGCTCATAAAAACCTTGTTTATATGAAGCCactaatataaatgtaattgaatGTTCAAGAAGTGCATTGTCTTCAGCTCCCACTACACAACTTATGTGAGTCCCTTATTTCCTTTCATTAGAAGCGTCCTCTTCTGTCTTCAAGCAATATAGCATTGAGAACTTTCAGGCAGTAGAATGagtacatttccattttaatagGATGCGTCTTTTCATAACAATAAAGTATATTAAACCTCTAGTGGTATGTAGGAGGTGTAAGGCAACGGCACGGAAAGGGCATAGCTCAGGCTGTGCTGTAAGGAAACTTCTTGATTTATGGCGTCATgcagacacttttttttgttcactccGCAGTGATTTGTCTTCTAAGGCAGGTCTACAAAGAGGACATCCTGCCAAACCTTCCATAGGCAATCTCAAAGACACAATTTCTAATCTGAAATGAATccaaaatcaattatttaaaaataaatgtgtgtaaaattgGTATTTGTATGTCAGGTAGTCTTTTGTCTTgttcatatttaattcaaatgttatatCCTTATAATGAAACTGAGTTATGTTTAAGGAACATATTTCCAATTAATTtccaaatgtcttttgtttgctGCACTTATTTTAAGTTATGACGAGGTAGTAGAAACTTCTCATTTTCTACAACTCTACTCATAATTCTGTAagataaattatgtttttgccACAGTGAGCGATTTAGAGTGAACCCCTAAACACTCAAAGTGTCTTTTGTTAAAAGTTAATCACAGCTGTGTTTCGTCTCACAGATGGCTGCACCTATCATCCAGGAATCCCAGTATTCCATGATGCATTGAAGGTAAAAACCTTGAAAATGTTTCCTTGTGTTTTTTGGTGTATGGTCAAATCTAATGTCCGTCTGACTTCCTCAAGGGATGGTCCTGCTGCAAAAGAAGAACCACTGACTTCTCAGACTTTCTCAGCATTGTTGTAAGTTTAATAGTCTCTGATTTAATCCATACTTTAAATCCTCCATGGACATGTTTCCATTGCCTTTTATTTTCACAAGCATTGACTGCCACCTTTGCTGTGGCCACATCGTCCTGAGCACTCATTGTTTGTGACCTTCTCCTCCACAGGGCTGTACAAAAGGTCCCCACAACAAGGAGAAGCCCCCTGAGCCGGTGAAACCAGACATGACATCGtcaggagaaaataaagacatagATGACCAAAAACCAAAGTTCAATGAGTTCATCATCTCCGCACCAAAGCCTCAGGAGGCGATACGCAGACCAAGGTATCACAGTTTGCTTCAtacatgatttttttattttaatcaatatcaTCCGAGTGCTCTAAGCTCTATTATCTGTGCAAGAAACTCCCATATAAGAcaagaacacatttattttctatgtaGTCCATCAGCAGGGCTTTCAGTTTAAGACTATATCCCTATAAAGTACCAAATAAAGACACCAAGATCTTAAAGAACTCCGTAGTAAAATCTATTTTGTGATTTGACATTTCGAGATTTCTTTAAGAATTACATTACCCGGCGATTGAATGGCGAGGACTTAAAACCGCCACCAACCCCCGATAATAGCAGTAGTTTCATTTTCGTTTGTCAAGTGACTCCAATGCATAAAAGGATGGGTAGAATTATCGATATTAAATCAGCCTGCATACTAATGATCCACAGAATGGTCAGAGTTGTCCTCTCTGGTCGTTTACCATGAATACTCCTCAACAGACTTCAAAAGAACGCGGACAAGTGATTGATGAAGCGATTAGGAATGAATAAATAGTGAAACTACTTTCAAGTTTTGCGTTGGTCTTCGTACCAGAGACCTATGTGCTACTGATGATGTATTCCTTAAATATCGCATACCCCAATCAAAGTAGTTTTCAGTGATACAATTAAGTAGCACTTTGCTATATTACACCTCAGTAACATACTTCAAAATTGAATCAAGTTCTGGCACACTGTGAATATTCTATTCTGTATTATGTATATGCCCACTGTCTTCTGTATATGTTGTGTGTTAAAAATAGTACTGCATATTTTGGAGTGTGGGGAAACACAATGTCGATCCTCTGTATAATTACTTGCACTAATTGTATGGTctgattgacaataaagttcacttttttaaacttgttttaaaaacaccGTTGGCCCacctttgtttttaatgtgtccTACCTAATAAATACGTTACAGTGCTGATGAGCCGATGGTGAGGATGCAGCACAAAGTGTCTTCTTCGCTGAAGCAGGCTTTGGAGAAACTGAAGCTTACTGAAAATGAAGCAGAGAAGAAAGGTGAGAACAGAACTTCATCTTAACCTCTTTCTCTTGTTATCTCATCAGTGTTTTTGGCCTGTTTACTGCAGACTACCATCCATTACCAAAGGCTTGTTGTTACAGTAGACAGGAAGGTCATGTTGACAGGGGAAGTTAATGGATGTCCTGTGGGAATTTGCCCTAACCTGTGTCTTTCACATCGTGGCGTTTGAGTTAAAGCTGGCAGGGACGGGACAACACATCACAACAGTGGATGCACTTTTTAGATCCTCTTCAAAGCATCTAAGTCAATTCTTtgcctctctttgtgtctctgtttttatAGAGGAAGATAATGACGAGATCAAGATTGGAACATCCTGTAAGAATGGAGGATGTACTAAAGTAAGTGAATGTTTTGATGTACACTGGAGGAAAAAGTTATAAATGATCATGGTGTTAAAAGGTGtgaataaaaaagatgttttttatcTGTACCAGATGTAGGGATTTGCCAATAGCAGCTCAAACGTTTTAAGTTATTTGGCTTCATGCTCATGCTGAAATTATGGATTCTGCTTAGCACAATTTCCGCTTCTTCTCGATTATAAAGCAAATTGTAATTTGCATCGTTGAAGAAATCAATGAcagatttctttaaatgaatacataaacaAATCATGATGAATCATGTCAGATGAGCTAGGCGAAACACttgttttcctcctccatgTTTGTGACCGAGGCAGATGCAAAGCAACAATATTTGGTCAAGCTAATCTGTTCTGTCAAAGTAGAAACCACACATTTAGAACATACATTTTATGGAAAAGTTGCATGAACATGTTTTACAGAAGCTTGGAGCGTGACttaattatttacataaatTGTACTTCAACTGATGTGATTGAAATCCATGAGATGTTCTCCCAAGGGGAGCCTGCCTATAGTTGATAAGTCAGTTAGGGTCTTCCAAAGTCTTCattggaaaacaaaacactgtacatCCCATAACTATGTTTTCTATACAATCAAgccctatttttatttttgttaacaaAAGCAACCTGCTTAATAAACATTTGAGCCTCACTTTTGTTGTCATCTTTAGAGTTTCGATGGACCTGCAAGCGATTCGGATGAGTGCTCATACCACTCGGGATTTCCAATCTTCCATGAAGGGTTAGTATAACTGAAAGGTTTTCCATCACAGCATTTCACTGTAGTGACATGGAATTGTACATATGCTCAGAAAACTGTAAAAGAAGCATGAGGATTAACACTAGTACTTTCCCGTTGTCTTCCTGTTAGTCTTGTTCACTTTTTCTCTTGAGCGACAAGTTATTGACAGCTAAAAACCCAATGGGTGTCTGTTCTTGCATCTTCAGGATGAAATACTGGAGCTGCTGTAAGAGGAAAACTTCCGACTTTAACACCTTCCTCTCTCAAGAGGGCTGTACCAAGGGATCACATCTATGGAGGAAAAAAGATGAGGTAGGTGTGCCGGTTTGACAGCAAGTGATCATTCATGTGTGCAAGTCTTTATGAGAGAGCCTCAGCTGTGACTCCATCTAGTGGTGTGTGGGAAACACTTGCATGGTGGAGACACTGCTTTGTGGTACAGACTGAATAGCTAAATGCCTAAACGTTGTGAAATCTCCACGCAGGGTAACAAAGTGGTTCCATGTCGGTTTGACTGGCACCAGACGGGGATGCAGGTCATCATCTCTATCTACGCCAAAAATGGCATCCCAGAGCTGAGCTACGTAGAGGCTAACAGCACCACGGTGAGGGATTA
This Eleginops maclovinus isolate JMC-PN-2008 ecotype Puerto Natales chromosome 11, JC_Emac_rtc_rv5, whole genome shotgun sequence DNA region includes the following protein-coding sequences:
- the chordc1b gene encoding cysteine and histidine-rich domain-containing protein 1, which produces MSDLCYNKGCGQRFDPENNPADGCTYHPGIPVFHDALKGWSCCKRRTTDFSDFLSIVGCTKGPHNKEKPPEPVKPDMTSSGENKDIDDQKPKFNEFIISAPKPQEAIRRPSADEPMVRMQHKVSSSLKQALEKLKLTENEAEKKEEDNDEIKIGTSCKNGGCTKSFDGPASDSDECSYHSGFPIFHEGMKYWSCCKRKTSDFNTFLSQEGCTKGSHLWRKKDEGNKVVPCRFDWHQTGMQVIISIYAKNGIPELSYVEANSTTLDIHVIFEGEKEFMQKINLWAVIDVSKSIVNMMASKIEIAMKKSEPMTWARLDLPPPAPPKEQIKEKEETDSEEEDE